ACTGGCTGCTGACGTACCGGATCCCCGCGATGAAGGCCATGTGGGGCACCTGCCTGGAGCACCACCCCGAGATCCTCGCGCACCCCTGGGCCACCCTCGACACCCAGACCGTCCGCGAGGACGTGTACGACTTCGTGCACGGTGTGGAGCACCAGGCGATCAGCAACCGGCATCCGCAGCTCAACAGCCGGGACTGGAACCCGCCGTGGTACGAGTCCCCCTGGTTCGGCCCCGACGCGCCCACCAGTCACGCCGGGCGGATGTACCACCGGGTGCGGAACCTCGTCGGCAAGGACCTGCACTACATCTCGGCGATCAACCCCAGCACCCTGGTCTCGCTGCGCGACCTGATCGCGGAGCACGGCGCCGAGCTGGTGCGCGACCTGCGCGAGGGCACCCTGCGCGGCAAACCCTGGACCGACCCCGACGAGAAGGCCGCCGTACATCTCGAACGCGTGCTGGCCGAGGACGACTTCAGCCTCGTGGACGTCTGGCCCTCGCTGACCCTGTACAGCTGCTGGCTGTCGGCCTCCGCCGAGCTGTACCGGCCGCGTCTGGACGCCGTACTGCCCGGTGTCGCCAAGCTGCCGTTCATGAGCTGCGGGACCGAGGGCGTCACCACCATTCCGGTGGACGACACGCTGGAGAGCCAGCCGCTCGCCGTCAGCCAGGCGTACTTCGAGTTCGTCCCCGCCGAGGTACCGCTGGACGCGCTCCTGGACGCCGGCGAGAAGGTCGACACGCTGCTGTACGACGAGGTGGAGGCGGGCCGCGACTACCACCTGATCATGTCGCAGGGCAACGGCCTGTACCGGCTGTGGACCGGCGACATCTACCGCGTCGACCGGATCGTGGACGGCACGCCCTGGGTCCACTTCACCCACCGCGACGGCGTCTTCCACTCCTTCACCGGCGAGAAGATCACCGAGGGCCAGGTCACCCAGGCCATCCGCCAGGGCCTCGCGGCAGGCGGCCTTGAGACCGGCCTGTACATGTGCGGCCCGCGCTGGGACGAGCTGCCGTCCTACACCGTCGTCGTCGAAGTACCGCAACCCGCACCGGAGTTGGACCGGGAACTGTCCGACGCGATCGACCGCGAGCTGTCCGTCATCAACATCGAGTACGCCTCGAAGCGGGACAGCGGCCGCCTCGCCGGACTGCGGGTGCGCACCGTGGCGCAGGGCGCGATCGCCGCGTACGTCGAGTCCCGGCGACAGCAGGGCAACGCCACCCAGTACAAGTACAAGCCGTTCCAGAAGGACGTCGACTTCGTCGACGCCCTCGTCACCGGCTGATCCGCCAACCACCCTTCCAGCAAGGAGAGTTCGACCGTGATCGAGACCATCAGGCCCCCGCAGAACATCCGCCGCGAGATCATCGACCTGCCGTGCGGCGACGAACGGCTCGCCCTGCACGTCTGGAGGCCGGAACGGATCAAGGGAGCCGTCTTCTACTTCCACGGACTGCAGAGCCACGCCGGGTGGCTGTGGGAAGTGGGCCCGC
This is a stretch of genomic DNA from Streptomyces sp. NBC_00285. It encodes these proteins:
- a CDS encoding GH3 family domain-containing protein, translating into MDTPQTPQTLQLPQTSQWQQHWQARRDPFVEECFQARESLLADLKDPATAQDRVLDDLIDIGAASLHWKEKGYDVIAADPGTFRSVLPVMRYNDFAEEIDRETRTKGGVLSCSPVLRWLKTSGTTGTPKRVPYTLHWLLTYRIPAMKAMWGTCLEHHPEILAHPWATLDTQTVREDVYDFVHGVEHQAISNRHPQLNSRDWNPPWYESPWFGPDAPTSHAGRMYHRVRNLVGKDLHYISAINPSTLVSLRDLIAEHGAELVRDLREGTLRGKPWTDPDEKAAVHLERVLAEDDFSLVDVWPSLTLYSCWLSASAELYRPRLDAVLPGVAKLPFMSCGTEGVTTIPVDDTLESQPLAVSQAYFEFVPAEVPLDALLDAGEKVDTLLYDEVEAGRDYHLIMSQGNGLYRLWTGDIYRVDRIVDGTPWVHFTHRDGVFHSFTGEKITEGQVTQAIRQGLAAGGLETGLYMCGPRWDELPSYTVVVEVPQPAPELDRELSDAIDRELSVINIEYASKRDSGRLAGLRVRTVAQGAIAAYVESRRQQGNATQYKYKPFQKDVDFVDALVTG